A genomic window from Mycetohabitans rhizoxinica HKI 454 includes:
- a CDS encoding zeta toxin family protein, producing the protein MAAEAIHELRSSGGAVLIDADRMRERNLCHKRLSREDPQHAADRTHKEAGEWVTRLTIVAAENRRNLVIDDTMRSPESICDLTRRLKDAGYKIEARVMAVNAKTSFARARLRFEEQVAERGTGRFVNEEQHDNAYTGIVESVRALEHEKLVDAVRVYDANQQPIYENLQERGNWQKAPEAVQVLEQERARDWTYDERCDYVSVLEQINALASQRGSYRDNVADTLRMVADGKAMDGNENPPSHTYAQVSRSEQDRTLRPVSADHDELAAKLEALAKHPELDGAYKQLHDIKQGRVTQISQNDRETPYLSVSAQLSEQLHREQVPKGNVALDESRRVIEMAAGQRGLMVRDAGQRKCWPKEARL; encoded by the coding sequence TTGGCCGCTGAAGCGATCCACGAGCTACGCAGCAGCGGCGGCGCCGTGCTCATCGATGCGGACCGGATGCGGGAGCGAAATCTCTGCCATAAGCGGCTTTCTCGCGAAGATCCGCAGCACGCAGCCGATCGCACGCACAAGGAAGCAGGAGAGTGGGTAACCCGGCTGACCATCGTGGCCGCTGAGAATCGGCGCAACCTAGTGATTGACGACACCATGCGTAGCCCGGAGAGCATCTGTGACCTAACGCGCCGACTTAAGGATGCAGGCTACAAGATCGAGGCTCGTGTCATGGCCGTCAATGCCAAAACCTCGTTTGCGCGAGCCCGGTTGCGCTTTGAGGAACAAGTGGCTGAGCGCGGCACCGGGCGCTTTGTGAACGAGGAGCAGCACGATAACGCCTACACTGGTATCGTTGAATCGGTGCGTGCGCTGGAGCACGAGAAGCTAGTGGATGCCGTGCGCGTCTATGACGCCAACCAGCAGCCCATCTACGAAAATTTGCAAGAACGCGGCAACTGGCAGAAAGCGCCCGAGGCTGTTCAGGTGCTGGAGCAGGAGCGTGCGAGAGACTGGACCTACGATGAGCGCTGCGATTACGTATCGGTGCTGGAGCAAATCAACGCCTTGGCCAGTCAACGCGGGAGCTACCGCGACAACGTGGCCGATACCCTACGCATGGTCGCGGACGGGAAGGCCATGGACGGCAATGAAAATCCACCAAGTCACACTTATGCGCAAGTAAGCCGGTCCGAGCAGGATCGCACGTTGCGCCCCGTGTCGGCCGACCACGACGAGTTGGCCGCCAAGCTCGAGGCCTTAGCCAAGCATCCTGAACTAGACGGCGCCTACAAGCAGCTCCACGATATCAAGCAGGGCCGAGTCACGCAGATATCGCAAAACGACCGCGAAACGCCCTACCTCAGCGTCAGCGCACAATTGTCCGAGCAGCTTCATCGCGAACAGGTGCCCAAAGGCAATGTGGCCCTGGACGAGTCGCGCCGCGTGATTGAAATGGCTGCAGGACAACGGGGCCTTATGGTTCGAGATGCTGGCCAAAGGAAGTGCTGGCCAAAGGAAGCAAGACTTTAA
- a CDS encoding PIN domain-containing protein codes for MSNKAIVLDANILIRAVLGTRVRELVMAHVHAVQFFAPDVAYTDARKYLPALLEKRGVASESAIAVLDSLVPLIQIVDAEIYGDAQAAALQRIGARDADDWPVLACAMAIGCPVWTEDADFFGTGVATWTTDRIQFYLN; via the coding sequence ATGAGCAATAAGGCAATCGTACTCGATGCAAATATCTTGATTCGGGCAGTTCTTGGCACGCGCGTGCGCGAGTTGGTCATGGCGCATGTTCACGCAGTTCAGTTTTTTGCTCCCGACGTGGCGTACACAGACGCCAGAAAGTACCTGCCAGCATTACTGGAGAAAAGAGGCGTTGCGTCGGAGTCAGCGATAGCTGTGCTGGATAGCTTGGTTCCCTTGATCCAAATTGTTGACGCTGAAATCTATGGAGATGCCCAGGCCGCTGCGCTCCAGCGCATCGGGGCAAGGGATGCCGACGATTGGCCCGTCCTGGCATGTGCTATGGCAATCGGATGTCCGGTTTGGACGGAGGATGCGGATTTCTTCGGGACGGGGGTGGCGACTTGGACGACAGATCGAATCCAATTCTATTTAAATTAG
- a CDS encoding prevent-host-death protein: MEAITVGIREFRADLAEYIAANMPVAVTRHGQTVGYFIPAHGQAEAHLAAMKKASEILDDLLTGRGVDVEEVVSEFKAVRRASTGKGKTGAKSA; encoded by the coding sequence ATGGAAGCGATCACAGTCGGAATCCGTGAGTTTCGTGCTGACTTGGCGGAATACATCGCGGCGAATATGCCCGTTGCGGTGACGCGGCACGGCCAGACGGTAGGGTACTTCATTCCGGCACATGGCCAAGCCGAAGCGCATCTTGCCGCTATGAAAAAGGCAAGTGAAATCTTGGATGATCTGCTGACTGGCCGTGGCGTGGATGTCGAAGAGGTGGTGTCCGAGTTTAAGGCAGTTCGCCGGGCATCGACCGGCAAGGGCAAGACCGGTGCCAAATCCGCATGA
- a CDS encoding DUF4158 domain-containing protein, with product MQTNKGIVLAQALVEYPRRQVILLPSVNVIERICAKVMTAYNPPDLQNIDGGASLGRASSKTRPVAGAPSGFEIFRTIAAMHNQ from the coding sequence ATGCAGACGAATAAGGGCATCGTCCTCGCGCAAGCGTTGGTCGAATACCCGCGCCGGCAGGTCATCCTGCTGCCTAGCGTGAACGTCATCGAGAGGATCTGCGCCAAAGTGATGACGGCGTACAACCCGCCAGATCTACAAAATATTGACGGAGGAGCCTCTTTGGGACGAGCATCGTCAAAGACTCGACCAGTCGCTGGGGCGCCTTCAGGATTCGAAATTTTCCGTACGATAGCTGCAATGCACAATCAATAA
- a CDS encoding DUF4158 domain-containing protein, which produces MSASERERLLAIPEELGKLICHYTFSEADLLVIRQRHGDANRLGFAVQRCLLWCLGQGGLTTTDVPPALLQWTPRNGASIRRAGPSV; this is translated from the coding sequence CTGTCGGCATCGGAACGGGAGCGCCTCCTAGCTATCCCCGAGGAGCTCGGCAAGCTGATTTGCCACTATACGTTCAGTGAGGCCGACCTGCTCGTGATTCGTCAGCGGCATGGCGATGCGAATCGTCTTGGCTTCGCCGTGCAGCGTTGCTTACTTTGGTGTTTGGGCCAGGGAGGGTTGACGACGACCGACGTGCCGCCCGCATTGCTGCAATGGACGCCCCGCAACGGCGCATCAATCCGGCGTGCTGGTCCCAGTGTCTGA
- a CDS encoding IS110 family transposase yields MEPTTIAIDLAKRVFQIHFVDTDGTIHSKALKRVQMLPFFANRPAARIVMEACGSAHHWARQLTRLGHEVRLIAAQFVCPFVKSNKNDAADAAAIWEASQRPGMRFVAVKSAHQQAMLALHRMRQQLVRIRVMQVNQLRGLLYEFGVVLPQGRRPSIQAAQAAIATLADQFPAMLIDSLRDQLSRLPLLDEQIQRIEQRILEWRRGDPACRCISEIPGVGLLTATAAVSVIGQAKTFRSGREFAAYLGLVPRQNSSGGKVRLSGISKRGDVYLRTLLIHGARSVISSSKHLPERLRALLTRRPTNVVAVALANKMARTIWALLAYGRTYQAAPAQ; encoded by the coding sequence ATGGAGCCCACGACGATCGCCATCGACCTGGCTAAGCGCGTTTTTCAGATCCACTTTGTCGATACGGACGGCACGATTCACAGCAAGGCGCTCAAGCGTGTCCAGATGTTACCGTTCTTCGCCAACCGGCCAGCGGCCCGGATCGTCATGGAGGCGTGCGGTAGCGCCCACCACTGGGCTCGGCAACTGACCAGGCTTGGGCACGAAGTCAGGCTCATTGCTGCCCAGTTCGTGTGCCCGTTCGTCAAGTCGAATAAGAACGACGCGGCAGACGCGGCCGCCATCTGGGAGGCTTCTCAGCGCCCAGGCATGCGCTTTGTTGCCGTCAAATCGGCGCACCAACAGGCGATGTTGGCGCTACATCGAATGCGCCAGCAACTGGTCCGGATCCGCGTCATGCAAGTCAATCAATTGCGTGGATTACTCTATGAATTCGGCGTCGTTTTGCCACAAGGGCGACGCCCATCGATCCAGGCCGCTCAAGCGGCGATCGCGACGCTGGCCGATCAGTTTCCGGCAATGCTGATCGATAGTCTTCGGGATCAATTGTCTCGACTTCCTCTACTCGACGAGCAAATTCAACGCATCGAGCAGCGCATCCTCGAATGGCGACGCGGTGACCCAGCATGCCGTTGTATCTCGGAAATTCCGGGTGTTGGCCTGTTGACGGCAACTGCAGCGGTGTCGGTTATCGGTCAAGCGAAAACTTTCCGCTCCGGTCGGGAATTTGCGGCCTACCTTGGCCTCGTGCCGCGACAGAACAGCTCGGGTGGCAAAGTCCGGCTGAGCGGCATCAGCAAACGCGGTGACGTCTATTTACGTACCTTACTGATTCACGGTGCACGATCAGTCATCTCGAGTTCGAAACACTTACCAGAGCGATTACGTGCTCTATTAACTCGACGGCCGACGAACGTCGTCGCTGTCGCGCTGGCCAACAAGATGGCGCGAACGATCTGGGCGCTGCTGGCGTACGGGCGAACGTATCAGGCAGCACCAGCACAATGA
- a CDS encoding transposase family protein, whose product MIGNRLIVALKHQGLVAHCTACGATSSRIHGWYRRRVEDLPCSGHRVTLEIHVQHFRCDNIMCRRRTFAPCLAPFGARQQRRTARAQTVLWHVGLALSDAAGARLAQRLGISISGETMLRLLKRNGQKYVATTFLIWSPSICKAIVRGRRVVADLYPDSIAGVPAGPNGLRRKGPNLIGGLEVREMSQARLRAVQPVLPSFNTPVQPWMG is encoded by the coding sequence ATGATCGGCAATCGGCTCATCGTTGCACTGAAACATCAAGGGCTCGTTGCGCACTGCACGGCGTGTGGAGCGACAAGCTCCCGGATACACGGATGGTACCGACGACGCGTTGAGGACCTACCGTGTAGCGGCCACCGCGTCACACTGGAAATCCATGTGCAGCACTTTCGCTGCGATAACATAATGTGTCGCCGGCGAACATTTGCCCCATGCCTTGCGCCATTCGGCGCGCGTCAGCAGCGTCGTACAGCCCGAGCACAGACGGTGCTGTGGCATGTGGGTTTGGCGCTCAGTGACGCCGCGGGTGCGCGCCTGGCGCAGCGGCTGGGCATTTCGATCAGCGGCGAAACAATGCTTCGTTTGCTTAAACGCAACGGCCAGAAGTACGTCGCGACGACATTCCTTATATGGTCGCCTTCCATTTGCAAGGCGATTGTGCGCGGCAGGAGGGTGGTTGCGGACTTATATCCGGACTCGATCGCGGGCGTGCCCGCCGGCCCCAATGGATTGCGCCGCAAAGGTCCTAATCTAATTGGCGGACTGGAGGTCCGAGAAATGTCTCAGGCTCGCCTTCGCGCGGTCCAACCTGTCTTGCCATCGTTCAATACACCTGTGCAACCATGGATGGGTTAG
- a CDS encoding transposase, which translates to MTNTTVNKKSKNPKAPKLFPDELIDQLLAQVQSKDAESILDESGLAGQLKKQLAQRMLAAELTHHLETEAAQGKSGSHRNGTSPKTVITPNGELKLDISRKVNGAVNFLPLQPCGNANGNR; encoded by the coding sequence ATGACCAACACAACAGTGAACAAAAAGAGCAAGAATCCCAAGGCGCCAAAGCTGTTTCCCGATGAGCTGATAGACCAACTGCTGGCGCAGGTACAAAGCAAGGATGCCGAGTCGATTCTGGACGAATCGGGCTTGGCCGGGCAGCTGAAGAAGCAACTGGCCCAGCGCATGCTTGCAGCCGAACTGACGCACCACCTGGAGACGGAAGCAGCGCAAGGCAAGAGCGGCAGTCACCGCAACGGCACCAGCCCCAAGACGGTGATCACGCCCAATGGCGAGCTAAAGCTTGATATTTCGCGCAAAGTGAATGGGGCCGTAAATTTTCTACCCTTGCAACCATGTGGCAACGCCAATGGGAACAGGTGA
- a CDS encoding TAL effector repeat-containing protein: MSTAFVDQDKQMANRLNLSPLERSKIEKQYGGATTLAFISNKQNELAQILSRADILKIASYDCAAHALQAVLDCGPMLGKRGFSQSDIVKIAGNIGGAQALQAVLDLESMLGKRGFSRDDIAKMAGNIGGAQTLQAVLDLESAFRERGFSQADIVKIAGNNGGAQALYSVLDVEPTLGKRGFSRADIVKIAGNTGGAQALHTVLDLEPALGKRGFSRIDIVKIAANNGGAQALHAVLDLGPTLRECGFSQATIAKIAGNIGGAQALQMVLDLGPALGKRGFSQATIAKIAGNIGGAQALQTVLDLEPALCERGFSQATIAKMAGNNGGAQALQTVLDLEPALRKRDFRQADIIKIAGNDGGAQALQAVIEHGPTLRQHGFNLADIVKMAGNIGGAQALQAVLDLKPVLDEHGFSQPDIVKMAGNIGGAQALQAVLSLGPALRERGFSQPDIVKIAGNTGGAQALQAVLDLELTLVEHGFSQPDIVRITGNRGGAQALQAVLALELTLRERGFSQPDIVKIAGNSGGAQALQAVLDLELTFRERGFSQADIVKIAGNDGGTQALHAVLDLERMLGERGFSRADIVNVAGNNGGAQALKAVLEHEATLNERGFSRADIVKIAGNGGGAQALKAVLEHEATLDERGFSRADIVRIAGNGGGAQALKAVLEHGPTLNERGFNLTDIVEMAANSGGAQALKAVLEHGPTLRQRGLSLIDIVEIASNGGAQALKAVLKYGPVLMQAGRSNEEIVHVAARRGGAGRIRKMVAPLLERQ, encoded by the coding sequence ATGTCGACGGCGTTCGTGGACCAAGATAAACAAATGGCTAACCGGCTTAATCTCAGCCCGCTCGAACGCTCAAAGATTGAGAAACAATATGGTGGTGCTACCACCTTGGCGTTTATCTCAAATAAGCAGAATGAACTCGCTCAAATACTGAGCCGGGCTGACATCCTAAAAATCGCAAGCTATGACTGCGCAGCCCACGCGTTGCAAGCGGTGCTCGACTGTGGGCCGATGCTTGGCAAGCGCGGCTTCAGCCAGTCCGATATCGTGAAAATCGCGGGCAATATCGGTGGAGCACAGGCACTACAGGCGGTGCTTGACCTTGAGTCGATGCTTGGCAAACGAGGCTTCAGCCGGGACGATATCGCTAAGATGGCGGGCAATATCGGTGGGGCACAAACACTACAAGCGGTGCTTGACCTTGAGTCGGCGTTTCGCGAGCGCGGTTTCAGCCAAGCCGACATCGTGAAAATCGCGGGCAATAACGGTGGAGCGCAGGCGCTGTATTCGGTGCTTGACGTTGAGCCGACGCTTGGTAAGCGCGGCTTCAGTCGAGCGGATATTGTCAAGATTGCAGGCAATACCGGTGGGGCGCAGGCACTGCATACGGTGCTTGACCTCGAGCCGGCGCTTGGCAAACGCGGTTTTAGCCGGATCGATATCGTTAAAATTGCGGCCAATAATGGTGGGGCGCAAGCGCTGCATGCAGTGCTTGACCTTGGGCCGACGCTTCGTGAGTGCGGCTTTAGCCAAGCCACCATCGCAAAAATCGCGGGCAATATCGGCGGGGCACAGGCGCTGCAGATGGTGCTTGACCTTGGGCCGGCGCTTGGCAAGCGCGGTTTCAGCCAAGCCACCATCGCGAAAATCGCGGGCAATATCGGCGGAGCGCAGGCGCTACAGACGGTGCTTGATCTTGAGCCGGCGCTTTGCGAGCGCGGCTTCAGCCAAGCCACCATCGCGAAAATGGCGGGCAATAATGGCGGGGCGCAGGCGCTGCAGACGGTGCTTGACCTTGAGCCGGCGCTTCGCAAGCGCGACTTCCGTCAGGCTGACATCATCAAGATTGCGGGCAACGATGGCGGGGCACAGGCGCTGCAGGCAGTGATTGAGCATGGGCCGACGCTGCGGCAACACGGCTTCAATCTGGCCGATATCGTGAAAATGGCGGGCAATATCGGCGGGGCTCAGGCACTGCAGGCGGTACTTGACCTTAAGCCGGTGCTTGACGAGCACGGTTTCAGCCAGCCCGATATTGTGAAAATGGCAGGTAATATCGGCGGGGCTCAGGCACTGCAGGCGGTGCTTAGTCTTGGGCCGGCGCTTCGCGAGCGCGGCTTCAGCCAGCCTGATATCGTGAAAATTGCAGGCAATACCGGTGGGGCGCAGGCACTGCAGGCGGTGCTTGACCTTGAGCTGACGCTTGTCGAACACGGCTTCAGTCAGCCTGATATCGTGAGAATAACGGGCAATAGAGGTGGGGCGCAGGCACTGCAGGCGGTGCTTGCCCTTGAACTGACGCTTCGCGAGCGCGGCTTCAGTCAGCCTGACATTGTCAAGATTGCAGGCAATAGTGGTGGAGCGCAGGCACTGCAGGCGGTGCTTGACCTTGAACTGACGTTTCGTGAGCGCGGCTTCAGTCAGGCTGACATCGTCAAGATCGCAGGCAACGATGGTGGAACCCAGGCGCTGCATGCAGTGCTTGACCTTGAGCGGATGCTTGGCGAGCGCGGTTTCAGTCGAGCGGATATCGTGAACGTCGCGGGCAATAACGGTGGCGCGCAAGCGCTGAAGGCAGTACTCGAACATGAGGCGACACTGAACGAGCGCGGTTTCAGTCGAGCGGATATCGTTAAAATTGCGGGCAATGGCGGTGGGGCGCAAGCACTGAAGGCAGTACTCGAGCATGAGGCGACACTGGACGAGCGCGGCTTCAGTCGAGCGGATATCGTCAGAATCGCGGGCAATGGCGGCGGCGCCCAGGCGCTGAAAGCGGTGCTCGAGCATGGGCCGACACTGAACGAGCGCGGCTTCAATCTGACCGATATCGTCGAAATGGCGGCCAATAGTGGTGGGGCTCAGGCGCTGAAGGCGGTGCTTGAGCATGGGCCGACACTGCGGCAGCGCGGCTTGAGTCTAATCGATATCGTGGAGATTGCGAGCAATGGCGGCGCCCAGGCGTTGAAAGCGGTGCTCAAATATGGGCCGGTGCTCATGCAGGCAGGACGCTCCAACGAGGAGATCGTACATGTGGCCGCGCGCCGAGGAGGAGCCGGTCGAATACGAAAGATGGTGGCACCCTTGCTGGAGCGGCAATAG
- a CDS encoding transposase family protein, protein MPANILNLPDYAVLAVEHDDHLCVEVRQPPTHCPNCNSDRLVGFGRREPLVKDLPMHGKRVGMYINTRRMQCRACVKTFSETLPKVNEKRAMTMRRADWMAKRRIMTNGLLKTHFDRVGHGRYCVRCAFGDGRAGRSVAALGG, encoded by the coding sequence ATGCCCGCGAACATTCTGAACCTGCCCGACTACGCCGTTCTGGCGGTCGAGCACGACGACCACCTTTGCGTCGAGGTGAGGCAGCCGCCTACACACTGCCCAAACTGCAACTCGGACCGGCTTGTTGGCTTCGGACGCCGCGAGCCGCTTGTCAAGGACCTGCCGATGCATGGCAAGCGCGTCGGTATGTACATCAACACACGGCGCATGCAGTGCCGAGCTTGCGTTAAGACCTTCAGCGAGACACTTCCCAAGGTAAACGAGAAGCGCGCCATGACCATGCGCCGAGCCGACTGGATGGCAAAACGGAGGATCATGACCAATGGTTTGCTTAAAACTCACTTCGATCGCGTTGGACATGGCCGGTATTGCGTTCGATGTGCTTTTGGAGACGGGCGTGCTGGTCGAAGCGTTGCCGCTTTGGGAGGATGA
- a CDS encoding nucleotidyltransferase: MAFDVLLETGVLVEALPLWEDEMEHPELFSNPALIRNIHREGIAL, from the coding sequence ATTGCGTTCGATGTGCTTTTGGAGACGGGCGTGCTGGTCGAAGCGTTGCCGCTTTGGGAGGATGAGATGGAGCATCCCGAACTGTTTAGTAACCCGGCATTGATCAGAAACATCCATCGCGAGGGCATTGCGCTATGA
- a CDS encoding tyrosine-type recombinase/integrase: MISLKARDVPLSSRAVTTLSALPCHVSGYFFPITPDVFKKVLVRACERARLDNFHFHDLRHEATSRIAKRLDNILELSAVTGHKTVQMLKQYYHPRATDLALKLLSSSVQGR; encoded by the coding sequence TTGATTAGCCTCAAGGCGCGTGATGTACCGCTTTCTAGCCGAGCCGTAACAACACTATCCGCCCTGCCGTGCCACGTTAGCGGTTATTTTTTTCCGATCACGCCTGACGTCTTTAAAAAGGTTCTCGTCCGCGCGTGCGAGCGCGCGAGGCTTGACAACTTCCACTTTCACGACCTTCGGCATGAGGCAACGAGCCGGATTGCCAAGCGCCTCGACAACATCCTCGAGCTGTCGGCCGTGACGGGCCATAAGACCGTCCAAATGCTAAAGCAGTACTATCATCCACGAGCGACAGACCTTGCGCTGAAACTGCTATCCAGTAGTGTTCAGGGCCGATGA
- a CDS encoding NfeD family protein has protein sequence MLLRALRKLCFGWILATLAAGAVPAPAPVVLIPVSGAIGPASADFIERGLARAASLHAQLAVIELDTPGGLDPSMRQIIKAMLASPVPVVTFVAPAGARAASAGTYILYASHIAAMAPGTNLGAATPIQLGIGGEPSPPGPDSDTATDTPGSRSAEAASGAATAAAEPTSSPTRSIGVPDDPRRTGAHKQMQDAAAYIRSLAQLHGRNGEWAERAVRDAVSLPASEALSRHVIDVVAGDLDALLAQLDGRWVSTAHGVRTLQTAHAPVVRIAPDWRTRLLAVITNPNVALILMAIGMYGLFFEFANPGFVLPGVAGAISLLVGLFALHMLPVNYVGLILILLGVAFLIAEAFLPAFGSLGFGGIIAFGIGALMLIDTEVPGFGIPLPLIIALALLSATCFIAISSIALRARRRPVVAGAETLVGSTGVMLGELAPSHAGDGASDTGEASNGWARIQGEQWRVRSDHALPGGAPVRVTGRHGLTLSVVPAAAPPKPGEHS, from the coding sequence ATGCTGCTGCGCGCACTCCGCAAGTTGTGTTTCGGGTGGATTCTCGCCACACTGGCTGCCGGTGCCGTGCCAGCGCCCGCGCCAGTCGTGCTGATCCCCGTCAGCGGTGCGATCGGTCCCGCGAGCGCCGATTTTATCGAGCGCGGGCTGGCTCGAGCGGCCAGCCTGCACGCGCAGTTGGCCGTAATCGAGTTGGATACGCCCGGCGGATTAGATCCGTCGATGCGCCAAATCATCAAGGCAATGCTCGCCTCGCCGGTCCCGGTGGTGACATTCGTCGCCCCGGCTGGCGCACGGGCCGCTAGCGCGGGAACCTATATCCTATACGCCAGCCACATCGCCGCGATGGCGCCCGGCACCAACCTCGGTGCCGCCACACCAATCCAACTCGGCATTGGCGGCGAGCCATCGCCACCGGGACCGGATAGCGACACCGCAACGGATACGCCCGGGAGCCGGTCCGCCGAGGCGGCCAGCGGCGCCGCGACAGCCGCGGCCGAGCCGACATCGTCGCCTACGCGATCCATCGGCGTGCCGGACGACCCGCGCCGCACCGGGGCACACAAGCAGATGCAGGACGCGGCCGCCTACATTCGCAGTCTGGCCCAGTTGCATGGCCGAAACGGCGAGTGGGCCGAGCGCGCGGTACGCGATGCGGTCAGCCTGCCGGCGAGCGAGGCGCTATCGCGCCACGTGATTGACGTGGTGGCCGGCGACCTGGATGCGTTGCTCGCGCAACTCGACGGCAGATGGGTCAGTACCGCGCACGGGGTGCGTACGCTGCAGACCGCCCATGCTCCTGTCGTGCGAATCGCCCCCGACTGGCGCACCCGTCTACTCGCCGTGATCACCAACCCGAATGTCGCGCTGATCCTGATGGCGATCGGCATGTACGGGTTGTTCTTTGAGTTCGCCAATCCGGGTTTCGTGCTACCCGGGGTGGCGGGCGCAATCAGCTTGCTGGTGGGGTTGTTCGCGCTGCACATGCTGCCGGTCAACTATGTCGGATTGATCCTGATACTGCTGGGCGTTGCCTTCTTGATCGCCGAAGCGTTTCTGCCGGCATTCGGCTCGCTCGGCTTTGGCGGAATCATCGCGTTCGGCATCGGCGCATTGATGCTGATCGACACCGAGGTCCCCGGCTTCGGCATCCCACTGCCGTTGATCATTGCACTCGCGTTGCTCAGCGCAACATGCTTCATCGCGATTTCCAGCATTGCACTGCGCGCACGCCGGCGTCCGGTCGTCGCGGGCGCCGAGACGTTGGTCGGCAGCACCGGCGTCATGCTTGGTGAGTTGGCGCCGTCCCACGCCGGCGACGGCGCCTCGGACACGGGCGAGGCGTCGAACGGCTGGGCTCGAATCCAAGGCGAGCAATGGCGCGTGCGCAGCGATCATGCACTGCCCGGCGGCGCGCCCGTACGTGTGACGGGGCGGCATGGCCTGACACTGAGCGTCGTACCGGCGGCAGCGCCGCCCAAACCAGGAGAACATTCGTAA
- a CDS encoding slipin family protein produces MDLTFGFAGFVVLLVAILVAAIRVFREYERGVVFMLGRFWQVKGPGLVLIIPGVQQLVRIDLRTVVLDVPSQDLITHDNVSVKVNAVVYFRVVDPEKAVIQVARYLEATSQLAQTTLRSVLGKHELDELLAEREKLNDDIQKVLDAQTDAWGIKVSNVEIKHVDLNESMVRAIARQAEAERERRAKVIHAEGELQASEKLLQAAQMLARQPQAMQLRYLQTLTSIAGDKTSTIVFPVPIDLVDALAATARKSGS; encoded by the coding sequence ATGGATTTGACCTTCGGCTTCGCCGGCTTCGTTGTGCTGCTCGTGGCGATCCTTGTCGCAGCGATCCGAGTATTCCGCGAATATGAACGCGGCGTGGTCTTCATGCTGGGCCGCTTCTGGCAAGTCAAGGGGCCGGGCCTCGTGTTGATCATTCCCGGCGTTCAGCAGCTTGTCAGGATCGATCTGCGCACCGTTGTGCTGGACGTTCCGTCGCAAGACCTGATTACGCACGATAACGTATCGGTCAAGGTCAACGCGGTCGTGTACTTCCGCGTCGTCGATCCGGAAAAAGCGGTAATCCAGGTCGCACGCTACCTGGAGGCCACTAGCCAGTTGGCACAGACTACGCTGCGCTCGGTGCTCGGCAAGCACGAACTCGACGAGTTGCTGGCCGAGCGCGAGAAGCTCAACGATGATATCCAGAAGGTGCTCGATGCGCAGACGGACGCATGGGGCATCAAGGTCTCCAACGTCGAGATCAAGCACGTTGACCTGAACGAGTCGATGGTGCGCGCCATCGCGCGGCAAGCCGAGGCCGAGCGCGAACGCCGCGCTAAGGTCATTCACGCGGAAGGCGAGTTGCAAGCATCGGAAAAGCTACTGCAAGCGGCACAGATGCTCGCCCGGCAGCCGCAGGCGATGCAATTGCGCTACCTGCAGACGCTAACCAGCATCGCCGGTGACAAAACCTCGACGATTGTGTTTCCCGTCCCGATAGACTTGGTCGACGCATTGGCCGCCACCGCGCGCAAGTCCGGCAGCTAG